The following DNA comes from Methanobrevibacter sp..
GGATGGATGGGTTAATAGTAATGTGAACTAAGTCTCCTTCTTCAAATCTTTGGAGTCTGTTAGTAATTGGGTTAGTTCTACCCGGTCTTTGTACTTTAGTCATTTTTTTTCTTGATCTACTTTTTAATCCTCTTGATCTTTGCATAATATTACCTCTTAGTCAGTAGTCTGGGTATAAA
Coding sequences within:
- a CDS encoding 50S ribosomal protein L21e; translated protein: MQRSRGLKSRSRKKMTKVQRPGRTNPITNRLQRFEEGDLVHITINPSIQKGQPAPRFHGKTGKIVGQKGKAYLVALKDGNKPKELIVRPDHLKLQN